One genomic window of Oncorhynchus kisutch isolate 150728-3 linkage group LG24, Okis_V2, whole genome shotgun sequence includes the following:
- the fkbpl gene encoding FK506-binding protein-like → MKTSQAVETEGDKITSWVSVCPRGLWEVCQRRKRGAEPTDPSGEVYPGIGSLCQVRVQRQGEHTADPELSLKPDLPIAVLSDAQVPPLQRSQGTMLQVPLGDWIILRLGEGQCDITEGCVEGMRAGEKCEVMLTPLTDRLRGGEEEQKRAGPDQSLCITVELQSFSPGHESWQLSAGEKWGWVMSHKQRGGDRFRAGDMWGAADSYSRAIKLLITLKLHTRGEGEEMTPIEEEEEEDEETEKKDSLEAPTDRQYRSTKASLYSNLSLCQLKLGQWSRARGCASRSTLLEPQGLKAWYRLGQANLEAGELEEADRAFRKLQELQPDSPSALRGLREVGRRERETNSRLGQRLGKMFS, encoded by the exons ATGAAGACCTCCCAGGCAGTGGAGACAGAAGGCGATAAGATCACTTCCTGGGTGTCTGTGTGCCCCAGGGGCTTGTGGGAGGTTTGTCAGAGGAGGAAACGAGGGGCGGAGCCAACTGACCCCTCTGGAGAAGTCTACCCCGGGATTGGCTCTCTGTGTCAGGTCAGAGTTCAACGCCAAGGAGAACATACAGCTGACCCGGAGCTGTCACTCAAACCTGACCTGCCAATCGCAGTCCTTTCAGATGCCCAGGTCCCACCCCTACAGCGCTCCCAGGGTACCATGCTGCAGGTCCCGCTTGGTGATTGGATCATTctgaggctgggggaggggcagtgtgacatcacagaggggTGTGTGGAGGGGATGAGAGCTGGAGAGAAGTGTGAG GTAATGCTGACTCCCCTAACAGACCGACTccggggaggagaagaggagcagaaGAGAGCAGGCCCTGACCAGTCCCTGTGTATAACAGTAGAGCTCCAGTCCTTCTCTCCTGGCCATGAGTCCTGGCAGCTGTCAGCTGGAGAGAAGTGGGGCTGGGTGATGTCACACAAGCagagggggggagacaggttTAGGGCGGGGGACATGTGGGGGGCGGCAGACAGCTACAGCCGAGCCATCAAACTCCTCATCACCCTAAAACTACACACccggggagaaggggaggagatgactccgatagaggaggaggaggaggaggatgaggagacgGAGAAGAAAGATAGCCTAGAGGCCCCTACAGATCGTCAGTACCGTTCCACCAAGGCCTCTCTCTACTCCAACCTATCCCTATGTCAGCTGAAACTGGGCCAGTGGTCCCGGGCCAGAGGGTGTGCCTCCAG ATCCACGCTGCTGGAGCCCCAAGGGCTGAAGGCCTGGTACCGCCTTGGGCAGGCCAACCTGGAGGCAGGGGAGCTGGAGGAGGCCGACAGGGCCTTCAGGAAACTACAGGAGCTCCAGCCTGACTCTCCCTCCGCCCTGAGAGGactgagagaggtggggaggagggagcgagagacgaatagcagactgggacagagactcGGCAAGATGTTCAGctga